Proteins encoded together in one Carya illinoinensis cultivar Pawnee chromosome 3, C.illinoinensisPawnee_v1, whole genome shotgun sequence window:
- the LOC122303836 gene encoding histone-lysine N-methyltransferase ATXR2 isoform X2 — protein sequence METICPIDTALASEISHLLTSPSPLQEYFDNLISTRKCHGIKVKPNGEFGKGVYADLDFKKGELVFKDQLLVGAQHCSNKIDCLVCSFCFCFIGSIELQIGRRLYLQGLGVSMNHESDMETFKHISKDCSKTDSYDGEYDSLLENHDNLENCASSSSKQIFTFPKDVVESLMNGELILPYSKQFSLPPPVPCAGGCGEAYYCSKSCAEADWELSHSLLCIGERSKSSCREALIKFMQHANETNDIFLVAAKVISSTILRYRKLKATHLKEDNKCAKPNVSDHSDISLLLEAWKPVSMGHKRRWWDCIALPDDVDSSDESAFRMQIRELAFTSLQLLKAAIFDKECEPLFSLETYGHIIGMFELNNLDLVVASPVEDYFLYIDDLPYTEKQEAEQVTQPFLDALGDDYSVCCQGTGFFPLQSCMNHSCCPNAKAFKREEDRDGQATLIALGPISKGEEVTISYVDEDLPLEERQALLADYGFKCKCPKCLQEET from the exons ATGGAGACAATCTGCCCAATAGACACTGCGCTTGCCAGTGAAATCTCTCACCTTCTCACATCTCCTTCGCCTCTCCAA GAGTATTTCGATAACCTTATATCGACGAGAAAATGCCATGGTATCAAAGTGAAACCAAATGGAGAATTTGGAAAGG GTGTCTATGCTGACTTGGACTTCAAGAAAGGGGAACTTGTTTTTAAAGACCAATTGCTTGTGGGTGCCCAACATTGTTCAAACAAG ATTGACTGTTTAGTGTGTAgcttctgtttttgttttattggaTCGATAGAACTTCAAATTGGAAGGAGACTTTATTTGCAAGGTCTAGGTGTTTCTATGAATCATGAATCTGATATGGAGACCTTTAAACACATATCAAAAGATTGCAGCAAAACTGATTCCTACGATGGAGAATATGATTCCCTTTTGGAAAACCATGACAACTTGGAAAATTGTGCTTCTAGCAGTTCCAAACAGATATTCACTTTCCCCAAAGATGTTGTAGAATCATTAATGAATGGTGAACTGATTTTGCCTTACTCCAAACAGTTCTCCTTGCCTCCACCTGTTCCATGTGCTGGTGGATGTGGAGAAGCTTATTACTGCAG CAAATCATGTGCAGAGGCCGATTGGGAACTGTCTCATTCCTTACTTTGCATTGGGGAGAGGTCAAAATCATCATGTCGGGAGGCACTTATAAAGTTTATGCAGCATGCTAACG AAACAAACGATATTTTTCTCGTTGCTGCGAAG GTTATCTCTTCCACCATACTAAGGTATAGGAAACTGAAAGCAACTCATCTCAAAGAAGACAATAAGTGTGCCAAACCTAATGTTTCGGACCATTCTGATATATCTTTACTGTTGGAGGCATGGAAGCCAGTTTCAATGGGACACAAGAGAAG GTGGTGGGACTGCATTGCATTGCCAGACGATGTTGATTCTTCTGATGAATCTGCTTTCAGGATGCAGATAAGAGAGCTGGCATTCACG TCACTACAACTTCTCAAGGCAGCCATATTTGACAAGGAATGTGAGCCAT TGTTTTCCCTGGAGACCTATGGGCACATTATTGGCATGTTTGAGCTGAATAATCT TGATTTGGTTGTAGCATCCCCAGTGGAAGATTACTTTTTATACATCGATGATCTTCCATATACTGAAAAG CAAGAAGCAGAGCAAGTTACGCAACCATTTCTTGATGCTCTTGGAGATGACTATTCAGTTTGTTGCCAGG gcaCCGGCTTTTTTCCTTTGCAAAGTTGTATGAACCATTCCTGTTGTCCTAATGCGAAAGCATTTAAACGAGAAGAG GATAGAGATGGTCAAGCGACATTAATTGCACTCGGTCCCATCAGCAAAGGAGAAGAG GTTACCATTTCGTATGTAGATGAGGACCTTCCATTGGAAGAGAGGCAGGCATTGCTTGCTGATTATGGTTTCAAATGCAAGTGCCCCAAGTGTTTACAAGAAGAGACATGA
- the LOC122303836 gene encoding histone-lysine N-methyltransferase ATXR2 isoform X3 — METICPIDTALASEISHLLTSPSPLQVQVSMLTWTSRKGNLFLKTNCLWVPNIVQTSKSCAEADWELSHSLLCIGERSKSSCREALIKFMQHANETNDIFLVAAKVISSTILRYRKLKATHLKEDNKCAKPNVSDHSDISLLLEAWKPVSMGHKRRWWDCIALPDDVDSSDESAFRMQIRELAFTSLQLLKAAIFDKECEPLFSLETYGHIIGMFELNNLDLVVASPVEDYFLYIDDLPYTEKQEAEQVTQPFLDALGDDYSVCCQGTGFFPLQSCMNHSCCPNAKAFKREEDRDGQATLIALGPISKGEEVTISYVDEDLPLEERQALLADYGFKCKCPKCLQEET; from the exons ATGGAGACAATCTGCCCAATAGACACTGCGCTTGCCAGTGAAATCTCTCACCTTCTCACATCTCCTTCGCCTCTCCAAGTTCAg GTGTCTATGCTGACTTGGACTTCAAGAAAGGGGAACTTGTTTTTAAAGACCAATTGCTTGTGGGTGCCCAACATTGTTCAAACAAG CAAATCATGTGCAGAGGCCGATTGGGAACTGTCTCATTCCTTACTTTGCATTGGGGAGAGGTCAAAATCATCATGTCGGGAGGCACTTATAAAGTTTATGCAGCATGCTAACG AAACAAACGATATTTTTCTCGTTGCTGCGAAG GTTATCTCTTCCACCATACTAAGGTATAGGAAACTGAAAGCAACTCATCTCAAAGAAGACAATAAGTGTGCCAAACCTAATGTTTCGGACCATTCTGATATATCTTTACTGTTGGAGGCATGGAAGCCAGTTTCAATGGGACACAAGAGAAG GTGGTGGGACTGCATTGCATTGCCAGACGATGTTGATTCTTCTGATGAATCTGCTTTCAGGATGCAGATAAGAGAGCTGGCATTCACG TCACTACAACTTCTCAAGGCAGCCATATTTGACAAGGAATGTGAGCCAT TGTTTTCCCTGGAGACCTATGGGCACATTATTGGCATGTTTGAGCTGAATAATCT TGATTTGGTTGTAGCATCCCCAGTGGAAGATTACTTTTTATACATCGATGATCTTCCATATACTGAAAAG CAAGAAGCAGAGCAAGTTACGCAACCATTTCTTGATGCTCTTGGAGATGACTATTCAGTTTGTTGCCAGG gcaCCGGCTTTTTTCCTTTGCAAAGTTGTATGAACCATTCCTGTTGTCCTAATGCGAAAGCATTTAAACGAGAAGAG GATAGAGATGGTCAAGCGACATTAATTGCACTCGGTCCCATCAGCAAAGGAGAAGAG GTTACCATTTCGTATGTAGATGAGGACCTTCCATTGGAAGAGAGGCAGGCATTGCTTGCTGATTATGGTTTCAAATGCAAGTGCCCCAAGTGTTTACAAGAAGAGACATGA
- the LOC122303836 gene encoding histone-lysine N-methyltransferase ATXR2 isoform X1, with the protein METICPIDTALASEISHLLTSPSPLQVQEYFDNLISTRKCHGIKVKPNGEFGKGVYADLDFKKGELVFKDQLLVGAQHCSNKIDCLVCSFCFCFIGSIELQIGRRLYLQGLGVSMNHESDMETFKHISKDCSKTDSYDGEYDSLLENHDNLENCASSSSKQIFTFPKDVVESLMNGELILPYSKQFSLPPPVPCAGGCGEAYYCSKSCAEADWELSHSLLCIGERSKSSCREALIKFMQHANETNDIFLVAAKVISSTILRYRKLKATHLKEDNKCAKPNVSDHSDISLLLEAWKPVSMGHKRRWWDCIALPDDVDSSDESAFRMQIRELAFTSLQLLKAAIFDKECEPLFSLETYGHIIGMFELNNLDLVVASPVEDYFLYIDDLPYTEKQEAEQVTQPFLDALGDDYSVCCQGTGFFPLQSCMNHSCCPNAKAFKREEDRDGQATLIALGPISKGEEVTISYVDEDLPLEERQALLADYGFKCKCPKCLQEET; encoded by the exons ATGGAGACAATCTGCCCAATAGACACTGCGCTTGCCAGTGAAATCTCTCACCTTCTCACATCTCCTTCGCCTCTCCAAGTTCAg GAGTATTTCGATAACCTTATATCGACGAGAAAATGCCATGGTATCAAAGTGAAACCAAATGGAGAATTTGGAAAGG GTGTCTATGCTGACTTGGACTTCAAGAAAGGGGAACTTGTTTTTAAAGACCAATTGCTTGTGGGTGCCCAACATTGTTCAAACAAG ATTGACTGTTTAGTGTGTAgcttctgtttttgttttattggaTCGATAGAACTTCAAATTGGAAGGAGACTTTATTTGCAAGGTCTAGGTGTTTCTATGAATCATGAATCTGATATGGAGACCTTTAAACACATATCAAAAGATTGCAGCAAAACTGATTCCTACGATGGAGAATATGATTCCCTTTTGGAAAACCATGACAACTTGGAAAATTGTGCTTCTAGCAGTTCCAAACAGATATTCACTTTCCCCAAAGATGTTGTAGAATCATTAATGAATGGTGAACTGATTTTGCCTTACTCCAAACAGTTCTCCTTGCCTCCACCTGTTCCATGTGCTGGTGGATGTGGAGAAGCTTATTACTGCAG CAAATCATGTGCAGAGGCCGATTGGGAACTGTCTCATTCCTTACTTTGCATTGGGGAGAGGTCAAAATCATCATGTCGGGAGGCACTTATAAAGTTTATGCAGCATGCTAACG AAACAAACGATATTTTTCTCGTTGCTGCGAAG GTTATCTCTTCCACCATACTAAGGTATAGGAAACTGAAAGCAACTCATCTCAAAGAAGACAATAAGTGTGCCAAACCTAATGTTTCGGACCATTCTGATATATCTTTACTGTTGGAGGCATGGAAGCCAGTTTCAATGGGACACAAGAGAAG GTGGTGGGACTGCATTGCATTGCCAGACGATGTTGATTCTTCTGATGAATCTGCTTTCAGGATGCAGATAAGAGAGCTGGCATTCACG TCACTACAACTTCTCAAGGCAGCCATATTTGACAAGGAATGTGAGCCAT TGTTTTCCCTGGAGACCTATGGGCACATTATTGGCATGTTTGAGCTGAATAATCT TGATTTGGTTGTAGCATCCCCAGTGGAAGATTACTTTTTATACATCGATGATCTTCCATATACTGAAAAG CAAGAAGCAGAGCAAGTTACGCAACCATTTCTTGATGCTCTTGGAGATGACTATTCAGTTTGTTGCCAGG gcaCCGGCTTTTTTCCTTTGCAAAGTTGTATGAACCATTCCTGTTGTCCTAATGCGAAAGCATTTAAACGAGAAGAG GATAGAGATGGTCAAGCGACATTAATTGCACTCGGTCCCATCAGCAAAGGAGAAGAG GTTACCATTTCGTATGTAGATGAGGACCTTCCATTGGAAGAGAGGCAGGCATTGCTTGCTGATTATGGTTTCAAATGCAAGTGCCCCAAGTGTTTACAAGAAGAGACATGA